The proteins below come from a single Chrysoperla carnea chromosome 1, inChrCarn1.1, whole genome shotgun sequence genomic window:
- the LOC123299961 gene encoding uncharacterized protein LOC123299961, giving the protein MESYLMDIQRVRIPRPKFTSENGRRPHEPPKDYHLDDHVNAANKINTRVGGVSSRNDFIKTAETLQRLTIHDNI; this is encoded by the coding sequence atggAATCATATTTAATGGATATCCAACGTGTACGTATACCACGACCAAAATTTACATCTGAGAATGGTCGACGACCACACGAACCACCAAAAGATTACCATTTAGACGATCATGTGAATGCagccaataaaattaatacacgAGTAGGTGGTGTATCGTCGCGTAATGATTTCATTAAAACCGCGGAAACGTTACAACGGCTTACAATACATGATAATATTTGA